The Thermobifida halotolerans sequence CTCCAGCAGTTCGTAGCGGAACGAGCGCAGCGCGCTGGCCGCCGCCGCGAGCAGGATCATCACCAGGACGAGCAGGTCCACCCAGACCCGGCGGCGCCGTGGCGCCTCGCGCAGCAGATAGGTGGTCCAGAAGGCCATCAGCAGCAGCAGGGTGAACAGCGCCGGGTACAGGTGCGCGGTCCACCCGTCGGCGCCGCCCCGCACGGCGACCTGGTAGATGCCGTTGTAGGACAGCAGGACGGCGCAGGACGCGATCACGGCGACACCGAGAACGGCCATCACGATGACAGCCGAACGCGGCGACCCGCCCGTCGCGTTCGGCGGGGGCGCCGTGCGGCGGGCGGCTCGGGAGGGTCGGGAGGATTGAGCTGCCATCGTGCGCAGGCTAGCCCAGAACCGGCTGCTAGCACGAGGTTCCCGGCCGAAAACGGTAGGAGACGCCACGGCGTGCGCCCCGGGGCTCTTCCGGTTCTCCCAGTTGGCAGGCGCCGCGGGGAAGAGAGGTGTGCGAAGAGCCGATCGGTCCCGTGCGCCACGTCACGGCTTCGGTCGAGGAACCTCGGGCAATTACGTGCCGACCGCTTCACGGATCATCCCGCCCCCACGCGGCGGACGCGGGCGCGACGTACAGCGGTCCGGGAGGATCGCAGAGAGGGCCGGGAAACGGCTACCCTGGGCAGCGTGAGTCTGCGCTTCTATGACACCCGAACCCGCCAGGTCCGTGACTTCGTCCCGCTTCGCGAGGGATGTGTCTCGCTGTACCTGTGCGGCGCCACGGTGCAGGCTCCCCCGCACATCGGGCACATCCGCTCGGGCGTGAGCTTCGACATCCTCCGCCGCTGGCTGCTCCACCGCGGCTACCAGGTGGTCTTCTGCCGCAACGTCACCGACATCGACGACAAGATCCTCCGGGTCGCCGCCGCCGAGGGCGTGCAGTGGTGGGAGGTGAGCGAGCGCAACCACCGCGCCTTCAGCCACGCCTACGACGTGCTGGGCTGCCTGCCGCCCACCGTGGAGCCGCGCGCCACCGGGCACGTCCCCGAGATGGTCGAACTGATGCGGCGGCTCGTCGAACGCGGTCACGCCTACGCGGCCGAGGACGGCTCCGGCGACGTCTACTTCGACGTCGCCTCGTATCCCAGGTACGGTTCGCTGTCCAACCAGCGTGTCGACGAGATGCGTGCGACCGAGGACGGCGACGCGCGCGCCAAGCGCGACCCCCGCGACTTCGCCCTGTGGAAGGGCGCCCGTCCCGGTGAGCCCTCCTGGCCCACCCCGTGGGGACCGGGGCGTCCGGGCTGGCACCTGGAGTGCTCGGCGATGGCCACCAAGTACCTCGGTTCCACGTTCGACATCCACGGCGGCGGTGTCGACCTCGTCTTCCCGCACCACGAGAACGAGTCCGCGCAGTCCAACGCGGCCGGGGACGGGTTCGCCCGCTACTGGCTGCACAACGGGATGCTCACCACCGGCGGCGAGAAGATGAGCAAGTCGCTGGGCAACTCGCTGCTGATCCCCGAGGTGACCCGGCGGGTCCGCCCGGTCGAGCTGCGCTACTACCTGGGCCAGGCCCACTACCGCTCCAACCTGGACTACTCCGAGGAGTCGCTGCGCGAGGCGGCCACCGCCTACCAGCGTTTCGAGAACTTCCTCGTCCGGGTGAACGAGATCGCCGGACCGGTGCCCGAGGGGGTGCCGGTGCCCGACGAGTTCGCCGCCGCACTCGACGACGACCTCGGCGTGCCCCAGGCGCTGGCGGTCGCCCACACGCACGTGCGCGAGGGCAACTCCGCGCTCGCCGAGGGCGCCAAGGAGCGCGCGGCCGAGATCGCGGGACGGCTCCGGGCGATGCTCGCGGTCCTCGGCCTGGACCCGCTGTCGCCGCAGTGGGCCGGATCCGACGACTCCGGGCTGCGCGGGGTGGTCGACGCGCTGGTGTCGGTGGTGCTGGAGCAGCGCCAGGCCGCGCGCAGGCGCAAGGACTACGCCACCGCCGACCAGATCCGCGACCAACTCGCCGAGGCGGGGATCGCCGTCGAGGACACCCCCCAGGGACCGCGCTGGGAACTCAAGCGCGACTAGGACGTCGACCCGTCGGTGCGGCCGGGAACACCCGGCCTGCCCACCGACGTCGAATCGAGGAATCAGGACATGCCGTCGAAGAGGACGAAGAAGGGTCCCACCAAGGGCAGCGGCGGCAAGGGCCGCCGCGCGCTTGAGGGCAAGAAGGGCACACTTCCCGCCGAGAAGCGGCACTGGTACGCCGACAAGCAGCGGGCCAGGGCCGACCGGAGCGCCAGCAGGCCCGCGACACCGGTGCGTGTCGCGGGCGACAACGGGGCCGCGCTGCGCCGCCGGGACGGCTCGGAGCTGCTGATCGGCCGCAACCCGGTGGTGGAGGCGCTGCGCGCCAGGGTGCCCGCGACGCGGCTGCTGCTGGCCAACAGCCTCGACCCCGACGAGCGGATCACCGAGGCCGCCAGGCTCGCCGGACAGCAGGGCGTCGCGGTCTCCGAGGTCACCCGGGCCGAACTGGACCGGCGCTGCGAGGGCAACGGGCTGCCCAAGGCCGCGCACCAGGGGATGATCCTCCAGGTGCGCCCCTACGAGTACTGGACGGCCGAGGACCTGCTCGACGAGGCGCGCAGGGGCGAGACGACCCCGCTGGCGGTCGCCCTGGACGGGGTCACCGACCCCCACAACCTGGGTGCGGTCGCGCGTTCGGCGGCGGCGTTCGGCGCGAACGGACTGCTGGTGCCCGAGCGGCGCGCCGCGGGCGTCACCACGGCCGCGTGGAAGGCGTCGGCGGGAACACTGGCCCGCCTGCCGGTGGCGCAGGTTGTCAACCTGACCCGCACGCTCAGGCAGTACCAGGAGGCGGGATTCTTCGTCGCCGGTCTGGACGCCGAGGGCGACACGGGTCTCGACCAGTTGGAGTTGGCCACCGAACCGCTCGTGGTCGTCGTGGGCTCCGAGGGCAGGGGGCTGTCCCGTCTGGTGCGTGAGACCTGCGACGTCGTGGTCTCCATCCCGATCCGAGGCGTGGAGTCCCTCAACGCCTCGGTGGCCGCCGGAGTGGCCCTCTACGAGGTGGCCCGCCGCCGCACGGCAGCGGAGTGAACCCGAAACCGGTACCATTCCCCCTGGGTGTTCCGACACCGGCCGGCGTAGCTCAATTGGCAGAGCAGCCGCCTTGTAAGCGGCAGGTTAGGGGTTCAAGTCCCCTCGTCGGCTCCACTCGGGCAGCAGCGACGATCTTGCCGGAAGTGGGCTGTGACCAGCGGTTCCGGCCCGTGTTCGTCAGGATCAACACTCCAGCCGTGGGCGACCGGCAGCGTCTGGAGGAGGTCGCCGCCGAGCTGGACTCGCGCCCACGCAAAGCGCTCGGCTGGGAGACCCCGGCCGAGCGCCTGGCCGTGGCCAGTCGATCAGCAGTGTTGCGACGCCCCCTCGAATTCGCCCTCTGAGAGCGAGGGCTTTCTTCACAGCG is a genomic window containing:
- the cysS gene encoding cysteine--tRNA ligase, which codes for MSLRFYDTRTRQVRDFVPLREGCVSLYLCGATVQAPPHIGHIRSGVSFDILRRWLLHRGYQVVFCRNVTDIDDKILRVAAAEGVQWWEVSERNHRAFSHAYDVLGCLPPTVEPRATGHVPEMVELMRRLVERGHAYAAEDGSGDVYFDVASYPRYGSLSNQRVDEMRATEDGDARAKRDPRDFALWKGARPGEPSWPTPWGPGRPGWHLECSAMATKYLGSTFDIHGGGVDLVFPHHENESAQSNAAGDGFARYWLHNGMLTTGGEKMSKSLGNSLLIPEVTRRVRPVELRYYLGQAHYRSNLDYSEESLREAATAYQRFENFLVRVNEIAGPVPEGVPVPDEFAAALDDDLGVPQALAVAHTHVREGNSALAEGAKERAAEIAGRLRAMLAVLGLDPLSPQWAGSDDSGLRGVVDALVSVVLEQRQAARRRKDYATADQIRDQLAEAGIAVEDTPQGPRWELKRD
- the rlmB gene encoding 23S rRNA (guanosine(2251)-2'-O)-methyltransferase RlmB translates to MPSKRTKKGPTKGSGGKGRRALEGKKGTLPAEKRHWYADKQRARADRSASRPATPVRVAGDNGAALRRRDGSELLIGRNPVVEALRARVPATRLLLANSLDPDERITEAARLAGQQGVAVSEVTRAELDRRCEGNGLPKAAHQGMILQVRPYEYWTAEDLLDEARRGETTPLAVALDGVTDPHNLGAVARSAAAFGANGLLVPERRAAGVTTAAWKASAGTLARLPVAQVVNLTRTLRQYQEAGFFVAGLDAEGDTGLDQLELATEPLVVVVGSEGRGLSRLVRETCDVVVSIPIRGVESLNASVAAGVALYEVARRRTAAE